A portion of the Sphingobacterium spiritivorum genome contains these proteins:
- a CDS encoding N-acetylmuramoyl-L-alanine amidase: MNLKISTGIMLASFVIASCSGGKYAATEKVYKSKAKEFAKLYKEVPPKDQAISKLYPVKDKEWVASINFGMRKPNYVVIHHTAQNSTDQTIKTFHSAKAGVSSHYVVGRDGKVVQMVNDYYRAHHAGIGKWGNDTDLNSSSIGIELDNNGTTDPWTESQINSLIELLTYLKTKYGIPQANFIGHMDLAPARKNDPTRFPWKTLADKGFGYWYDDFLETPPLDFNPVMALRIIGYDTKNPDAAIKAFKTHYIQRDITTATLTDEDRKIMYAIYKKFL; encoded by the coding sequence ATGAATTTAAAAATTTCTACGGGAATTATGCTGGCTTCTTTTGTAATCGCCTCCTGTTCAGGCGGAAAGTATGCCGCAACTGAGAAAGTATACAAAAGCAAAGCAAAAGAATTTGCCAAACTATATAAAGAAGTTCCTCCCAAAGATCAGGCTATTTCCAAATTGTATCCGGTAAAGGATAAAGAATGGGTGGCTTCTATTAATTTTGGCATGCGCAAGCCAAACTATGTTGTCATTCATCATACCGCACAGAATTCTACGGACCAGACCATTAAAACATTTCATTCTGCCAAAGCAGGTGTTAGTTCACACTATGTGGTAGGCCGTGACGGTAAGGTGGTGCAGATGGTCAATGATTATTACCGAGCACATCACGCCGGAATAGGAAAATGGGGAAATGATACAGACCTCAATTCTTCATCTATAGGGATAGAGCTGGACAATAATGGTACTACGGATCCCTGGACTGAATCACAGATCAATAGCCTGATCGAATTACTGACTTATCTGAAAACAAAGTATGGTATTCCACAGGCCAATTTTATCGGTCATATGGATCTGGCTCCTGCACGTAAAAATGATCCGACCCGTTTTCCCTGGAAAACATTGGCAGACAAAGGGTTCGGTTACTGGTATGATGATTTCCTGGAAACGCCGCCCTTAGATTTCAATCCGGTAATGGCTTTGCGTATTATAGGATATGACACCAAGAACCCGGATGCAGCTATCAAGGCATTTAAGACACACTATATCCAAAGAGACATCACTACAGCTACTCTTACGGATGAAGATCGTAAGATCATGTATGCTATTTATAAAAAGTTCTTGTAG